From a region of the Paraburkholderia hospita genome:
- a CDS encoding replication-associated recombination protein A, with the protein MFEETRANVPLAERLRPRTIDDVIGQKHLLGPNKPLRVAFESGEAHSMILWGPPGVGKTTLARLMADAFDAQFIALSAVLSGVKDIREAVETAQIHRANGHQTLVFVDEVHRFNKSQQDAFLPHVESGLFVFVGATTENPSFEVNSALLSRAAVYVLKGLDADEQRELLDRAQKELGGYTFTDEARDALIGSADGDGRKLLNNMEIVARAAARQKKTELDGELLASALSENLRRFDKGGDAFYDQISALHKSVRGSNPDGALYWFCRMLDGGADARYLSRRLVRMAWEDIGLADPRAARIALDAAETYERLGTPEGELALAQAVIYLAVAPKSNAGYNAYNQARSFVGKDQSRAVPVHLRNAPTKLMKELGYGHEYRYAHDEPDAYAAGETYLPDGMRDPNWYQPTPRGLEGKIGEKLSRLADLDAQWRSENRKKS; encoded by the coding sequence ATGTTCGAAGAAACCCGCGCCAATGTTCCGCTCGCCGAGCGCCTGCGGCCCCGCACCATCGACGATGTCATCGGGCAAAAGCATCTGCTCGGCCCGAACAAGCCGCTGCGCGTCGCGTTCGAGTCCGGCGAAGCGCACTCGATGATCCTCTGGGGCCCGCCGGGCGTCGGCAAGACCACGCTCGCGCGGCTGATGGCGGATGCGTTCGACGCACAGTTCATCGCGTTGTCGGCGGTGCTGTCGGGCGTGAAGGACATCCGCGAAGCCGTTGAAACCGCGCAGATACATCGCGCCAACGGCCATCAGACGCTCGTGTTCGTCGACGAAGTACATCGCTTCAACAAGAGCCAGCAAGACGCATTCTTGCCGCACGTCGAGTCGGGACTGTTCGTGTTCGTCGGCGCGACGACGGAAAATCCATCGTTCGAGGTGAATAGCGCGTTGCTGTCGCGGGCGGCCGTCTACGTGCTCAAGGGCCTCGATGCCGACGAGCAGCGCGAGCTGCTTGACCGCGCGCAGAAGGAACTGGGCGGCTACACCTTCACCGACGAAGCGCGCGACGCCTTGATCGGTTCCGCCGACGGCGACGGCCGCAAGCTGCTGAACAATATGGAAATCGTCGCGCGCGCGGCGGCGCGGCAGAAGAAGACGGAACTGGACGGTGAACTGCTCGCCAGCGCGCTGTCGGAAAACCTGCGCCGCTTCGATAAAGGCGGCGACGCGTTCTACGACCAGATTAGCGCCTTGCACAAGTCGGTGCGCGGCAGCAATCCGGACGGCGCGCTGTACTGGTTCTGCCGGATGCTCGACGGCGGCGCCGACGCGCGCTACCTGTCGCGGCGTCTCGTGCGGATGGCGTGGGAAGACATCGGCCTCGCCGATCCACGCGCCGCGCGCATCGCGCTCGACGCCGCCGAAACCTACGAACGCCTCGGCACGCCCGAAGGTGAGCTGGCGCTCGCGCAGGCGGTCATCTATCTGGCTGTCGCGCCGAAGTCGAACGCGGGCTACAACGCGTACAACCAGGCGCGCAGCTTCGTCGGCAAGGACCAGTCGCGCGCCGTGCCCGTCCATCTGCGCAACGCGCCGACGAAACTGATGAAGGAACTCGGCTACGGCCACGAGTACCGCTACGCGCACGACGAACCCGACGCCTATGCCGCGGGCGAAACCTATCTGCCCGACGGCATGCGCGATCCAAACTGGTATCAGCCGACGCCGCGCGGGCTCGAAGGCAAGATCGGCGAAAAGCTGTCGCGTCTTGCCGACCTCGATGCGCAATGGCGCAGCGAGAACCGCAAGAAAAGCTGA
- the serS gene encoding serine--tRNA ligase encodes MLDIQLLRKDIDGVAKRLADRGYTLDVAAFSALEAERRAIQTRTEELQAKRNSLSKQIGGMKGRGEDTSAVMAEVGGLGDEMKASAVQLEDIQKRLSDLLLGVPNLPHESVPVGNDEAGNVEVRRWGTPRQFDFEVKDHVDVGTPLGLDFETGAKLSGARFTMLRGQIARLHRALAQFMIDTHTQQHGYTEIYTPYIVNPEILFGTGQLPKFADDMFRVEKGGGENMVTQYLISTSEISLTNTVRESIVDANELPIKLTAHSPCFRSEAGSYGRDTRGMIRQHQFDKVEMVQVVAPDTSYDALEQMVTHAETILQKLELPYRVITLCTGDMGFSATKTYDLEVWLPAQNTYREISSCSNTEAFQARRMQARFRNAQNKPELVHTLNGSGLAVGRTLVAVLENFQNADGSVTVPAALRPYLGGIERLEVKAAS; translated from the coding sequence ATGCTTGACATCCAGCTGCTGCGCAAAGACATCGACGGCGTCGCGAAACGCCTCGCCGATCGCGGCTACACCCTCGACGTCGCGGCTTTCTCCGCGCTCGAAGCCGAACGCCGCGCCATCCAGACCCGTACCGAAGAGCTGCAGGCGAAGCGCAATAGTCTGTCGAAGCAGATCGGCGGGATGAAAGGGCGGGGCGAGGACACGTCGGCGGTGATGGCCGAAGTGGGCGGACTCGGCGACGAGATGAAGGCGTCGGCGGTGCAGCTCGAAGACATCCAGAAGCGTCTGTCCGACCTGCTGCTCGGCGTGCCGAACCTGCCGCACGAAAGCGTTCCCGTCGGCAACGACGAAGCGGGCAATGTGGAAGTGCGCCGTTGGGGCACGCCGCGCCAGTTCGACTTCGAGGTGAAGGATCACGTCGACGTCGGCACGCCGCTCGGCCTCGATTTCGAAACGGGCGCGAAGCTGTCGGGCGCGCGCTTCACGATGTTGCGCGGACAGATCGCGCGTCTGCACCGTGCGCTTGCGCAGTTCATGATCGACACGCACACGCAGCAGCACGGCTATACGGAAATCTACACGCCGTACATCGTCAATCCTGAAATCCTGTTCGGCACGGGCCAGTTGCCCAAGTTCGCCGACGACATGTTCCGTGTCGAAAAGGGCGGTGGCGAAAACATGGTCACGCAGTATCTGATCTCGACGTCGGAAATCTCGCTGACGAACACGGTGCGCGAGAGCATCGTCGATGCAAACGAACTGCCCATCAAGCTCACCGCGCATTCGCCGTGTTTCCGCTCGGAAGCAGGCTCGTACGGCCGCGACACACGCGGCATGATCCGTCAGCATCAGTTCGACAAGGTCGAGATGGTGCAGGTCGTTGCGCCAGACACGTCGTATGACGCGCTCGAGCAGATGGTCACCCACGCGGAGACGATCCTGCAGAAGCTCGAACTGCCGTATCGCGTGATCACGCTGTGCACGGGCGACATGGGCTTTTCGGCGACGAAGACCTATGACCTCGAAGTGTGGTTGCCGGCGCAGAACACGTATCGCGAGATCTCGAGCTGCTCGAACACGGAAGCGTTCCAGGCGCGCCGGATGCAGGCCCGCTTCCGCAACGCGCAGAACAAGCCCGAGCTCGTGCATACGCTCAACGGTTCGGGTTTGGCGGTCGGCCGGACGCTCGTCGCGGTGCTGGAGAACTTCCAGAACGCTGACGGCTCCGTGACGGTGCCGGCGGCGTTGCGTCCGTATCTGGGTGGCATCGAACGCCTCGAAGTGAAGGCGGCGTCCTGA